A segment of the Sporohalobacter salinus genome:
AACAAAGAATTTATTAGTACTAAATTCATTAGATTATTAGAAGAAAATTTTAAGAAGGATTTAGAATTATTTCAAAAGGAGTGAGGTATGATGAAGAAGTTTTCTAAATATCATACTATATTATTGGTTTTAGTTTTAGTTTTTTTTAGTTTAGCCTTTATAAATGAAGCAGTGGCTCAAGCAAGTAATGTCTATAATTTTGAATTAGGATCGAGAGATTTAAGATATGGTGACGAAGGAGTCGATATAGTTTCTCTTCAGATTCAGCTTAGAGTGTTAGGATTTTATGAAGGGGAGATAGATGGATTATTTGGAAGAGGAACCGTAAAAGCAGTAGAGGAATTTCAGCGGAAAAATAATTTAGATGTTAACGGCATTGTCGATGAAAATATTTATAGATATCTTGATCTTAGTAATTATGCCAAGCTAAATGAATTTGCTCGAGACAAGATTATGACTTTAGCTAGGGCTATAAATGGTGAAGCTAGAGGAGAGTCATTTCGAGGACAAGTAGGTGTTGGAGCAGTAATTTTAAATCGAGTTGAGAGTGATGAGTTTGCTGATACTATTAAAGAAGTAATTTATAAAAAGGGTCAATTTACTTCAGTAATTAACGGTCAGGTTAATTTATCACCTACTGAATCATCTATTAAGGCAGCTAAAGCGGCATTGTTAGGTTATGATCCAACAGGTAATGCTCGTTTTTTCTATAATCCTGTGACTGCTACTAAATTAGAATGGATTTCTTCTCGACCAAAGATAGTTAAGATTGATAATCATATATTTGCAGATTAAAAGGATCTCATTTTGAGGTCCTTTTAATTTTTGACTTTTAAATAACTTATGTTAGAATTAGAAAGGAGAAGGAATAAGTTTAATTGAAGAATAGATAAAATTAGTATCGAAGTCGAATAATGATAAAATTTATAGGGAATGATAATATGTTCCAAAATTTAAGAAATGTATTAACACTTTATGATAAGGTATTAATCATATTTATTTTATTAACGACAGTTGTAGGTATTAGCTGGTCAATATCCCACTTAGTTTTAGATAGTCAAAGTACTAAATATGTAATAATTGAGCATAAAGGTCAAACGTTGAATAAATTGAGGTTAGCTTCTGATTTAGAAAGAAAGATTACTATTGATTTGGATTCAGGAAAAGCAGAAGTCATGATTAGGGATGGAAAGGTTAGAATGTTAGAAATGTCAGAAGATATTTGCCCATTGGGAATCTGTTCTGATACAGGTTGGATTAGCAAACCAGGAAATATAATTGTTTGTATTCCTAATCAGATAATAATTGCTATTGAAGCTCAAGATTCCATAGATAAAATAGATGCTATCTCCTACTAAATGAATAGGGAGGGAGATA
Coding sequences within it:
- a CDS encoding cell wall hydrolase, producing MKKFSKYHTILLVLVLVFFSLAFINEAVAQASNVYNFELGSRDLRYGDEGVDIVSLQIQLRVLGFYEGEIDGLFGRGTVKAVEEFQRKNNLDVNGIVDENIYRYLDLSNYAKLNEFARDKIMTLARAINGEARGESFRGQVGVGAVILNRVESDEFADTIKEVIYKKGQFTSVINGQVNLSPTESSIKAAKAALLGYDPTGNARFFYNPVTATKLEWISSRPKIVKIDNHIFAD
- a CDS encoding NusG domain II-containing protein, whose translation is MIKFIGNDNMFQNLRNVLTLYDKVLIIFILLTTVVGISWSISHLVLDSQSTKYVIIEHKGQTLNKLRLASDLERKITIDLDSGKAEVMIRDGKVRMLEMSEDICPLGICSDTGWISKPGNIIVCIPNQIIIAIEAQDSIDKIDAISY